A genomic window from Sorex araneus isolate mSorAra2 chromosome 2, mSorAra2.pri, whole genome shotgun sequence includes:
- the LOC101549140 gene encoding olfactory receptor 7A17-like gives MKLENASQASDFLLHGFSSEPELQPIIFMLFLSMYLITIFGNLLIILAVISDPHLHTPMYFFLSNLSFVDIGFTSTTIPKMLANIQTHSKAITYKACLTQMYFVILFAVLDIFLLTVMAYDRFVAICHPLHYTVIMNPQLCRQLVLGSWVTSALNSLLHCLMTLRMSFCTDLEIPNFFCELKPIVQLACSDTLINNVVMYSAAVVVAGGSLVGILYSYSKIVSSILKISSAQGKYKAFSTCASHLSVVSLFFCTVLGIYLSSAATHSSQSSSIASVMYAVVTPMLNPFIYSLRNKDIKRALRTLLAKGSTKVQGS, from the coding sequence ATGAAGCTAGAAAATGCTTCACAAGCATCAGACTTTCTCCTTCATGGCTTTTCATCTGAACCAGAATTACAGCCCATCATCTTCATGcttttcctgtccatgtacctgatcaCCATCTttgggaacctgctcatcatcctggctgtCATTTccgacccccacctccacacgcccatgtacttcttcctgtccaacctgtccttTGTGGACATCGgtttcacctccaccaccatccccaagatgCTGGCAAACATCCAGACGCACAGCAAAGCCATCACTTACAAAGCCTGCCTCACCCAGATGTACTTTGTCATACTCTTTGCAGTGTTGGACATCTTTCTCCTGACTGttatggcctatgaccgcttcgTGGCCATCTGCCATCCTCTGCACTACACAGTCATCATGAACCCTCAGCTCTGTAGACAGCTGGTTCTGGGCTCCTGGGTCACCAGTGCCTTAAATTCCTTGCTGCACTGTTTGATGACCTTGCGAATGTCCTTTTGCACAGACTTGGAAATCCCGAATTTTTTCTGTGAGCTGAAACCCATTGTCCAGCTTGCTTGCTCCGACACCTTGATCAATAACGTGGTGATGTATTCTGCGGCCGTGGTGGTGGCCGGTGGTTCCCTGGTGGGCATCCTTTACTCCTACTCGAAAATTGTCTCCTCAATCCTCAAGATCTCCTCAGCTCAGGGCAAGTACAAAGCCTTTTCCACTTGTGCCTCCCATCTCTCCGTggtctctttatttttctgtacTGTCCTAGGAATATATCTTAGCTCTGCTGCAACCCACAGCTCACAATCAAGTTCGATCGCCTCCGTGATGTACGctgtggtcacccccatgctgaaccccttcatctacagcctcagaAACAAGGACATCAAGAGGGCCCTCAGAACATTGCTGGCCAAGGGGTCCACAAAAGTGCAGGGGTCCTAG
- the LOC101548876 gene encoding olfactory receptor 19-like, with amino-acid sequence MKSENDSRIAEFLLLEFSEDLDRQSFIFVLFLFMYLVAVLGNLLIILATISDPHLHTPMYFFLSNLSLVDIALVTTTVPRMLVNMQTQSKVITYKECLTQMYFVMLYGMLDVFLLTVMAYDRFVAICHPLHYMVIMNPRLCGLLVLGSWVTSVLHAFLENIMALQLAFCEDVEILHISCELKQLIQLACSDTLPNNMVMYFSAVLVGGGPLAGILYSYSKIISSICGISSTQGKYKAFSTCVSHLSVVSLYYCTGLVVYLSSAAARGSWLSSVATVMYNVVTPMLNPFIYSLRNKDIKRALEAFFVHNKEFSRTKEFP; translated from the coding sequence ATGAAGTCAGAAAATGATTCACGCATTGCGGAATTTCTCCTTCTGGAATTTTCTGAAGACCTTGACCGTCAGTCCTTCATATTTGTGCTTTTTCTATTCATGTATCTGGTCGCTGTCCTTGGAAACTTGCTCATCATCCTAGCCACCATCTccgacccccacctccacacccctatgtacttcttcctctccaacctGTCCTTGGTGGACATCGCCTTAGTCACCACCACTGTGCCCAGGATGCTGGTGAACATGCAGACACAAAGCAAAGTCATCACCTATAAAGAATGTCTCACACAGATGTACTTTGTCATGCTCTACGGGATGTTGGATGTATTTCTTCTGACtgtcatggcctatgaccgcttcgTGGCTATCtgtcaccccctgcactacatggtcatcatgaacccccggcTCTGTGGGCTGCTGGTTCTGGGCTCCTGGGTCACGAGTGTCCTGCATGCCTTCTTAGAAAACATCATGGCATTGCAACTCGCTTTCTGTGAAGATGTGGAAATCCTACACATATCCTGCGAACTCAAACAGTTGATTCAACTTGCCTGTTCTGACACCTTACCTAATAACATGGTGATGTATTTTTCAGCTGTTCTGGTGGGTGGTGGCCCCCTAGCCGGCATCCTTTACTCTTATTCCAAGATCATTTCCTCCATTTGTGGAATCTCCTCCACTCAGGGCAAGTATAAAGCCTTTTCCACCTGTGTGTCTCATCTGTCTGTCGTGTCCTTGTATTATTGCACAGGCCTCGTGGTCTATCTGAGCTCTGCTGCTGCCCGTGGCTCATGGCTGAGCTCAGTAGCCACAGTGATGTACAATGTGGTCACACcgatgctgaaccccttcatctataGTCTGAGAAACAAGGACATCAAGCGGGCTTTGGAAGCTTTCTTTGTACACAATAAAGAATTCTCTAGAACTAAAGAGTTCCCATAA
- the LOC101548619 gene encoding olfactory receptor 7A10-like, which yields MESENLTEILEFLLLGISKEPELQPIIFGIFLSMYMVTVLGNLLIILATISDPHLHTPMYFFLSNLSLMDICFTSTTIPKMLVNIQTNSKAISYKGCLTQLYFFMLFSAMDDFLVTVMAYDRLVAICHPLHYMVIMNPRLCGLLVLMCLVTSALHSLLECLMVFRLSYLADTEIPHFFCELNQMVQLSCSDTFLNNLVMYLEAVFLGGGPVIYILYSYSRIISSIRRITSAQGKYKAFSTCVSHLLVVSLFYCTSLGVYLSSAGSHNSHSSATASVMYTVVTPMLNPFIYSLRNKDLKRALKTFFGKKQ from the coding sequence ATGGAATCAGAAAACTTGACTGAAATTCTGGAATTTTTACTTCTGGGCATTTCAAAGGAGCCTGAATTACAGCCCATTATTTTTGGGATTTTCCTCTCTATGTACATGGTcacagtgctggggaacctgctcatcatcttGGCCACCATCTCCGACCCCCATCTCCACACGccaatgtacttcttcctctccaatCTGTCCTTGATGGACATATgtttcacctccaccaccatccccaagatgCTGGTGAATATCCAGACGAACAGCAAAGCCATCTCCTATAAGGGTTGCCTCACTCAGCTGTATTTTTTCATGCTGTTTTCAGCAATGGATGACTTTCTTGTGactgtgatggcctatgaccgcttggTGGCCATCTGCCATCCTCTGCACTACATGGTCATCATGAACCCTCGTCTCTGTGGGCTGCTGGTTCTCATGTGCTTGGTCACCAGTGCCCTGCATTCATTATTAGAGTGTTTGATGGTGTTTCGGCTGTCATACCTCGCAGACACAGAAATCCCCCACTTTTTCTGTGAACTCAACCAGATGGTTCAGCTGTCCTGTTCGGACACGTTTTTGAACAACCTGGTCATGTATCTGGAGGCGGTGTTTCTGGGGGGAGGTCCTGTGATTTACATCCTTTACTCTTACTCGAGGATCATCTCTTCCATCCGCCGTATCACATCAGCTCAGGGCAAGTATAAAGCCTTTTCCACCTGCGTGTCTCACCTCTTAGTGGTCTCCTTGTTTTATTGCACCAGCCTTGGCGTGTACCTGAGCTCTGCCGGGTCCCACAATTCACACTCCAGTGCTACCGCCTCGGTGATGTACAccgtggtcacccccatgctgaaccccttcatctacagcctcaggaACAAAGACTTGAAGAGGGCCCTGAAGACATTCTTTGGGAAGAAACAATGA